Proteins encoded together in one Micromonospora kangleipakensis window:
- a CDS encoding alpha/beta fold hydrolase: MSQRFRIPRPRTAAGKVAGVVGAAVGVAAAGLAAGVVSERVLVRRLKGDPADPYAHEVFGEQRYDESYRFEMPDGTDIHVEVVEPTRPVAGHPTVVLVHGFCLDMGTFHFQRKMLAAQGDHRIVAYDQPGHGRSGRLESGEYDLAALGRTLRRVIDETTPEGPLVLVGHSMGGMTIMALAELYPEMFGDRVVGTVLMATSGGLLAETKLVAPALLGRVGAPVLYMMSNATRYGGSVIDKARKSTTNVAWLLTRRYGFGTPKPSPALVSYVETMNSRTSAETVTRYLRTLATHSRFPALAALAGTPVLVIVGDKDMITPVNHSEEIVRRLPHAEFVKIHDSGHVVMLEHADEVNAALAGFLEGL; encoded by the coding sequence GTGAGTCAGCGCTTCCGCATTCCCCGGCCCCGGACCGCGGCCGGCAAGGTCGCCGGCGTGGTCGGCGCCGCCGTCGGCGTGGCCGCCGCCGGGCTCGCCGCGGGCGTGGTGAGCGAGCGGGTCCTGGTCCGCCGGCTCAAGGGCGACCCCGCCGATCCGTACGCGCACGAGGTCTTCGGCGAGCAGCGGTACGACGAGTCGTACCGGTTCGAGATGCCGGACGGCACGGACATCCACGTCGAGGTGGTCGAGCCGACCCGCCCGGTCGCCGGGCACCCCACCGTGGTGCTGGTGCACGGCTTCTGCCTGGACATGGGGACCTTCCACTTCCAGCGGAAGATGCTCGCCGCGCAGGGCGACCACCGGATCGTCGCGTACGACCAGCCGGGGCACGGCCGGTCGGGCCGGCTGGAGAGCGGGGAGTACGACCTGGCCGCGCTGGGCCGGACGCTGCGCCGGGTGATCGACGAGACCACGCCGGAGGGGCCGCTGGTGCTGGTCGGCCACTCGATGGGCGGGATGACCATCATGGCGCTGGCCGAGCTGTACCCGGAGATGTTCGGCGACCGGGTGGTCGGCACGGTGCTGATGGCCACCTCGGGCGGCCTGCTCGCGGAGACGAAGCTGGTGGCGCCCGCGCTGCTCGGCCGGGTCGGTGCTCCGGTGCTCTACATGATGAGCAACGCCACCCGGTACGGCGGTTCGGTGATCGACAAGGCCCGGAAGTCCACCACCAACGTCGCCTGGCTGCTGACCCGCCGGTACGGCTTCGGCACCCCGAAGCCCAGCCCGGCCCTGGTCTCGTACGTGGAGACGATGAACTCGCGGACCTCGGCCGAGACGGTGACTCGCTACCTGCGGACCCTGGCCACCCACTCCCGGTTCCCGGCGCTGGCCGCGCTGGCCGGCACGCCGGTGCTGGTGATCGTCGGGGACAAGGACATGATCACTCCGGTGAACCACTCGGAGGAGATCGTCCGGCGGCTGCCGCACGCGGAGTTCGTGAAGATCCACGACAGCGGGCACGTGGTGATGCTGGAGCACGCCGACGAGGTCAACGCCGCCCTGGCAGGCTTTCTGGAGGGGTTGTGA